Proteins co-encoded in one Astatotilapia calliptera chromosome 18, fAstCal1.2, whole genome shotgun sequence genomic window:
- the tsen15 gene encoding tRNA-splicing endonuclease subunit Sen15 isoform X2 has product MSGAAGGEKRPPPNWILQHPAQMKDLQIEDSAQVHAAFLVYMDLTEVRRWKEVSCVKSSELQVVLLEAREKEGAPTLTILPLPAHQSVTHKSIRHVLDRGFPVLLCAVAADSTLVYQRMTDGLVTPDPPVGPFQDMGRRQHRKRRQQR; this is encoded by the exons ATGTCGGGAGCGGCAGGCGGAGAGAAACGTCCTCCTCCGAACTGGATCCTGCAGCATCCCGCG CAGATGAAGGACCTGCAGATTGAGGACAGCGCTCAGGTGCATGCAGCTTTTCTTGTATACATGGATCTTACTGAGG TGCGGCGCTGGAAGGAGGTGTCCTGCGTGAAGAgttctgagctgcaggtggtTTTGCTGGAAGCAAGGGAGAAGGAAGGAGCGCCCACTCTGACGATCCTCCCCCTGCCCGCTCACCAGTCTGTGACTCACAAAAG CATACGACACGTCCTGGACAGGGGCTTTCCTGTGCTGCTGTGTGCAGTAGCAGCTGACTCCACGCTGGTCTACCAGAGGATGACGGATGGCCTGGTGACACCAGACCCTCCTGTAGGACCTTTTCAAGATATGGGACGCCGGCAGCACCGGAAGAGGCGGCAGCAGCGCTGA
- the tsen15 gene encoding tRNA-splicing endonuclease subunit Sen15 isoform X1 yields the protein MSGAAGGEKRPPPNWILQHPAYQQMKDLQIEDSAQVHAAFLVYMDLTEVRRWKEVSCVKSSELQVVLLEAREKEGAPTLTILPLPAHQSVTHKSIRHVLDRGFPVLLCAVAADSTLVYQRMTDGLVTPDPPVGPFQDMGRRQHRKRRQQR from the exons ATGTCGGGAGCGGCAGGCGGAGAGAAACGTCCTCCTCCGAACTGGATCCTGCAGCATCCCGCG taccAGCAGATGAAGGACCTGCAGATTGAGGACAGCGCTCAGGTGCATGCAGCTTTTCTTGTATACATGGATCTTACTGAGG TGCGGCGCTGGAAGGAGGTGTCCTGCGTGAAGAgttctgagctgcaggtggtTTTGCTGGAAGCAAGGGAGAAGGAAGGAGCGCCCACTCTGACGATCCTCCCCCTGCCCGCTCACCAGTCTGTGACTCACAAAAG CATACGACACGTCCTGGACAGGGGCTTTCCTGTGCTGCTGTGTGCAGTAGCAGCTGACTCCACGCTGGTCTACCAGAGGATGACGGATGGCCTGGTGACACCAGACCCTCCTGTAGGACCTTTTCAAGATATGGGACGCCGGCAGCACCGGAAGAGGCGGCAGCAGCGCTGA